A single region of the Oryzias melastigma strain HK-1 linkage group LG23, ASM292280v2, whole genome shotgun sequence genome encodes:
- the trmu gene encoding mitochondrial tRNA-specific 2-thiouridylase 1, with amino-acid sequence MGLIRHVVCAMSGGVDSSVAALLLKKRGYNVTGVFMRNWDSLDERGVCSTERDCEDAFRVCQILDIPFHQVSYVKEYWHEVFSYLLKEYEKGRTPNPDILCNKHIKFNHFHKYSIHTLGADAMATGHYARTSQEDDEVFQQSHVAPPTTLFRDRFQMKNPVRLHKAADHLKDQTFFLSQIPQDALRQSMFPLAGLTKEFVKKMAAEAGLHHVLKKKESMGICFIGERNFESFILEYLEPKPGNFVSVEDGAVMGSHKGWFTLTLGQRARIGGLKDPWFVVDKDVVTGDVFVAPTTNHPALFRDTLKTDRFHWVTLDPPLELARSQMMECHFRFIHQMPLVPCSVTLNMDGSVWISLSQPVRALTPGQFAVLYKGDECLGSGKIVQLGPSEFTLQKGRERLVASLQNKELPTPETSS; translated from the exons ATGGGTTTGATTCGACACGTCGTGTGCGCCATGTCCGGCGGGGTTGACAGCTCCGTggcggctctgctgctgaagaaaagAG GCTATAACGTGACGGGAGTGTTCATGAGGAACTGGGACTCTCTGGATGAGAGGGGGGTCTGCAGCACAGAGAGGGACTGTGAGGACGCCTTCAGGGTCTGTCAGATCCTGGACATCCCCTTCCATCAGGTCTCATACGTCAAGGAGTACTGGCACGAGGTCTTCAG TTATCTGTTAAAAGAATACGAGAAAGGCAGAACCCCAAACCCGGACATCCTGTGCAACAAACACATCAAATTCAACCATTTTCACAAGTATTCCATCCACACGCTGG GTGCGGATGCCATGGCGACAGGTCACTACGCCAGGACGTCGCAGGAGGATGACGAGGTCTTCCAGCAGTCCCACGTGGCCCCTCCCACCACGCTTTTCAGAGACCGATTCCAGATGAAAAACC CTGTGAGGCTCCACAAAGCAGCCGATCACCTCAAAGACCAGACCTTCTTCCTGAGCCAGATCCCCCAGGATGCTTTGAGGCAGAGCATGTTCCCACTGGCCGGACTCACCAAAGAGTTTGTGAAAAAGATGGCCGCCGAGGCCGGCCTCCACCACGTCCTGAAGAAGAAGGAG AGCATGGGGATCTGCTTCATCGGAGAAAGGAACTTCGAGAGCTTCATTCTGGAG TACTTGGAGCCGAAACCGGGAAACTTTGTGTCTGTTGAGGACGGCGCCGTGATGGGATCACATAAAG GCTGGTTCACTCTGACTCTGGGTCAGAGGGCGAGGATCGGGGGCCTGAAGGACCCCTGGTTTGTGGTGGATAAAGACGTTGTGACTGGAGACGTGTTTGTG GCTCCAACAACCAATCACCCGGCTCTGTTTCGGGACACTCTAAAAACCGACCGCTTCCACTGGGTGACGCTTGACCCGCCTCTAGAGTTAGCTCGCAGTCAGATGATGGAGTGTCATTTCCGCTTCATCCACCAGATGCCACTCG TCCCGTGCTCAGTGACTCTGAACATGGACGGCTCCGTGTGGATTTCTCTCTCCCAGCCGGTCCGAGCCCTAACACCTGGACAG TTCGCAGTGCTCTACAAAGGCGACGAGTGTCTGGGCAGCGGGAAGATCGTGCAGCTGGGGCCCAGTGAGTTCACGCTGCAGAAGGGCAGAGAGCGGCTTGTGGCCAGCTTGCAGAACAAAGAGCTTCCCACTCCTGAAACGAGCAGCTGA
- the alg10 gene encoding dol-P-Glc:Glc(2)Man(9)GlcNAc(2)-PP-Dol alpha-1,2-glucosyltransferase: MDKFEGYVFAALCSTNFLVSCLIFSKVTREQREPYMDEIFHIPQAQKYCQGKFSEWDPMITTPPGLYLASVGVIKPVVWLADLTGNVVCSTAMLRFINLLFNCGNLYLIYLLLCKLHPREKTRTASRRILSALSLSIFPVLYFFNFLYYTDAGSTFFILFAYLMTLYGCHKAAALLGVCSVLFRQTNIIWLAFCAGTLVAAKMDEAWRVEHTKKKEEKSPPSQVPLSFGGVKKVLLFSVEFFTSPGHVKAVLLAAWPYAAVAGGFLAFIVWNDGIVVGDRTSHEACLNFPQIFYFFCFSLFLSFPVSVCYQRVIRFLQALRKQPVLFLLLTVVSLLLVWKFTYIHKYLLADNRHYPFYVWKNLFRRHEVIRFLLIPAYIFAGWNFLDSFRSRSLFWTLAFLSCLLASTIPQKLLEFRYFIVPYLMYRLHMPLPSLPRLVVEFLLYAAVNAATIYVFIAKTFRWPNSADTQRFMW, translated from the exons ATGGATAAGTTTGAAGGCTACGTGTTCGCTGCTCTGTGCAGCACCAACTTCTTGGTGTCGTGTTTGATCTTCTCCAAAGTCACCAGAGAGCAGAGGGAGCCTTACATGGACGAGATCTTTCATATTCCACAAGCTCAGAAGTACTGCCAGGGAAAATTCAGCGAG TGGGATCCGATGATCACCACCCCCCCTGGTCTGTACCTGGCCTCTGTGGGCGTTATCAAGCCTGTGGTGTGGCTCGCTGACCTCACGGGCAACGTGGTTTGCTCCACCGCCATGCTCCGCTTCATCAACCTGCTCTTCAACTGCGGCAACCTGTACCTGATctacctgctgctctgcaagcTCCACCCCCGGGAGAAG ACCCGAACGGCGTCTCGGCGCATCCTCTCCGCACTGTCGCTCTCCATCTTCCCCGTGCTGTACTTCTTCAACTTCCTGTACTACACCGACGCCGGATCTACTTTCTTCATCCTGTTTGCCTACCTCATGACACTTTATGGCTGCCACAAAGCCGCGGCACTCCTTGGTGTCTGCTCCGTGCTCTTTCGCCAGACCAACATCATCTGGTTGGCATTCTGCGCCGGCACTCTGGTGGCTGCCAAAATGGACGAGGCCTGGAGGGTGGAGCATACCAAAAAGAAGGAGGAGAAGTCTCCTCCCTCCCAGGTGCCACTGTCGTTCGGCGGCGTAAAGAAAGTACTGCTCTTCTCAGTGGAGTTTTTCACCTCACCCGGGCATGTTAAGGCGGTGCTGCTGGCGGCCTGGCCGTACGCCGCGGTTGCCGGGGGTTTCCTGGCGTTCATAGTGTGGAATGATGGGATCGTGGTCGGCGACCGGACGAGTCACGAGGCTTGCCTCAACTTCCCGCAGATCTTCTATTTCTTCTGCTTCTCCCTCTTCCTATCATTCCCCGTCTCGGTGTGCTACCAACGCGTCATCCGCTTCCTGCAGGCTCTGAGGAAGCAGCcggtcctcttcctcctcctcaccgtCGTCTCCCTACTCCTGGTGTGGAAGTTCACGTACATTCACAAGTATCTCCTGGCCGACAACCGCCACTACCCTTTCTATGTGTGGAAGAACCTCTTCCGGAGGCACGAGGTGATCCGCTTCCTCCTAATTCCAGCGTACATATTCGCCGGCTGGAATTTCCTGGACTCCTTCAGGTCACGCTCACTTTTCTGGACTCTGGCGTTCCTGAGCTGCCTGCTGGCGTCCACCATCCCTCAGAAGCTGCTGGAGTTCAGGTACTTCATCGTCCCGTACCTGATGTACCGCCTGCACATGCCGCTCCCGTCGCTGCCCCGCCTGGTGGTGGAGTTCCTGCTGTACGCGGCGGTGAACGCCGCCACCATCTACGTCTTCATCGCCAAGACGTTCCGCTGGCCAAACAGCGCCGACACACAGCGCTTCATGTGGTGA
- the tprkb gene encoding EKC/KEOPS complex subunit TPRKB, producing MHFTQTLELFPEQRVTQMLFKDVKNAAELRQSAVEGKINAALINPTMLVSPFQALLAANKAVHLQTIGKMKTRSLNSEIIFNLSPTNNISEAFKRFGISDQDRSLLVVVVHNKDESEFLSNITSRVDGQQVPAEEFSSFSDPAKIRKLYKITPQEETCGSLLDAVVCRMATKDVM from the exons ATGCATTTCACACAAACGCTGGAGCTTTTCCCCGAGCAGCGCGTAACTCAAATGCTATTTAAAGACGTGAAAAACGCGGCAGAATTGAGACAGAGCGCCGTGGAGGGGAAAATTAACGCCGCACTGATCAACCCGACCATG TTGGTGAGTCCTTTCCAAGCCCTGCTGGCTGCTAATAAAGCTGTTCATTTACAAACCATCGGGAAAATGAAGACGAGAAGTTTAAACTCCGAGATCATCTTCAACCTTTCACCGACTAATAAT ATTTCAGAGGCCTTTAAACGCTTCGGGATCTCGGATCAGGATCGGTCTCTTCTTGTGGTCGTAGTTCACAACAAAGACGAGTCCGAGTTCCTGTCCAACATCACCAGCAGGGTGGACGGGCAGCAGGTCCCCGCAGAAGAGTTTTCCTCGTTTTCAGATCCTGCAAAGATCAGAAAG CTGTACAAAATAACTCCTCAGGAGGAGACGTGCGGAAGTTTACTGGATGCTGTCGTCTGCAGAATGGCCACTAAAGACGTCATGTAG
- the srr gene encoding phenylserine dehydratase, which yields MDEVSADAVTLDLLRGARETVRASPLGVIQTPMISWSQTTLPLSISCDVHIKLENLQRTGSFKIRGVANQFARRPSGGHFVTMSAGNYGKSFAYALKHYGSKGKVVMPETAPESRSILIKSFGAEVERVPTSGLMEVVQRCVREENMTFLHSYDDLDLIAGHASLGLELLEQVPEPDVVVVCCGGGGLLAGVASAIKLSGCNKTRIYGVEPEGACTMYTSFREDKPVWMDAKSVASGLAPPSAGRLPYELCRRFVERIVLVSDGEIKEAVSTLYKAGLVVEPSGTAAFAAVVNGKIPDLEGRRVVCILSGGNIGKDELVTFPG from the exons ATGGATGAGGTATCTGCAGATGCGGTCACCCTGGACCTCCTGAGAGGAGCCAGAGAGACGGTGAGAGCCAGTCCTCTGGGGGTCATCCAGACCCCCATGATCAGCTGGTCTCAGACCACTTTACCTCTGAGCATCAGCTGTGACGTCCACATCAAACTGGAGAACCTGCAGAGAACTG GCTCTTTCAAGATCCGTGGCGTCGCCAACCAGTTTGCCAGGAGACCGAGCGGTGGACACTTTGTCACCATGTCTGCTGGGAATTATGGGAAATCTTTTGCGTACGCCTTAAAACACTACGGCTCCAAGGGAAAGGTGGTGATGCCTGAAACCGCCCCGGAGTCCAGGTCCATCCTCAtcaag AGTTTTGGAGCGGAGGTGGAGCGAGTTCCTACATCAGGTCTGATGGAGGTGGTGCAGCGCTGTGTGCGCGAGGAAAACATGACTTTCCTGCATTCCTACGATGACCTGGATCTGATAGCGGGACACGCCAG TCTGGgcctggagctgctggagcagGTGCCGGAGCCCGATGTGGTGGTGGTGTGCTGCGGTGGAGGAGGTCTACTGGCCGGAGTCGCTTCTGCCATTAAACTGTCAGGCTGCAATAAAACCAGAATCTACGGCGTGGAACCGGAAGGAG CCTGCACCATGTACACAAGCTTCAGAGAGGACAAACCCGTCTGGATGGATGCTAAGAGTGTCGCCTCTGGTCTTGCACCGCCCTCTGCAG GCCGGCTGCCGTACGAGCTGTGCCGACGCTTCGTGGAGAGGATCGTCCTGGTGAGCGATGGGGAAATCAAAGAAGCCGTCTCCACCCTCTACAAAGCTGGACTCGTGGTGGAGCCGTCGGGAACTGCCGCTTTCGCAGCCGTCGTCAACGGCAAGATTCCCGACCTGGAGGGGAGGAGGGTCGTCTGCATCCTCAGTGGAGGGAACATCGGAAAAGACGAACTTGTCACCTTTCCTggataa